From one Syngnathoides biaculeatus isolate LvHL_M chromosome 12, ASM1980259v1, whole genome shotgun sequence genomic stretch:
- the morn4 gene encoding MORN repeat-containing protein 4, translating into MTLTRGSFTYATGEEYHGEWKEGRRHGVGQLKFQDGTCFSGQFEDGLFHGAGVLLFTDGSRYEGEFAHGKFQGLGIFSRFDGMKFEGEFRDGRVEGYGLLTFPHGMHGIPRNEGLFQNHKLQRREKCPGVVQRAQASATNARSVAL; encoded by the exons ATGACTCTGACCAGAGGCTCCTTCACCTACGCCACTGGAGAGGAGTACCATGGCGAGTGGAAAGAAG GTCGGCGGCATGGTGTCGGCCAGCTGAAGTTCCAGGATGGAACCTGTTTCTCAGGGCAGTTTGAAGATGGACTCTTCCATGGGGCTGGAGTTTTGCTTTTCACAGATGGGTCCAG GTACGAAGGGGAGTTCGCACATGGAAAGTTTCAGGGTCTGGGAATCTTCAGTCGTTTTGACGGCATGAAGTTTGAGGGAGAATTCAGAGACGGACGTGTGGAGGGATACG GACTACTGACGTTCCCGCATGGAATGCACGGAATTCCACGGAACGAGGGTTTGTTCCAAAACCACAAACTCCAAAGGCGAGAGAAATGTCCCGGCGTGGTGCAAAGGGCGCAGGCGTCGGCCACCAATGCTCGCAGTGTTGCGCTCTGA